A region of Deinococcus cellulosilyticus NBRC 106333 = KACC 11606 DNA encodes the following proteins:
- a CDS encoding cytochrome c biogenesis CcdA family protein yields the protein MAEPTTSLGVALFGGLVSFLSPCVLPLLPSYLGVLGGGQSPFKRALGFVLGFSLIFIMMGAGASLIGQFLNANRDWLNTLSGLLISFFGLVMLGIIRIPALMGDYRMGLGQASQYGPVALGAAFGLGWSPCIGPVLGGILTLATQGGSLKTGVLLLAMYALGLAIPFLVAALFWQRLNVRNLTRYTPYIEKIGGAVLLLLGILILTGKFTELSRFFLNVMPDWMVKLL from the coding sequence ATGGCAGAACCTACCACGAGTCTTGGCGTGGCCCTGTTTGGAGGGCTGGTTTCCTTTCTTTCCCCCTGTGTGCTTCCCCTGCTTCCCTCCTACCTTGGAGTGCTGGGTGGAGGACAGTCCCCTTTCAAGCGTGCCCTGGGCTTTGTGCTGGGCTTCTCCCTGATCTTCATCATGATGGGGGCTGGAGCCAGCCTGATCGGTCAATTCCTGAATGCCAACCGCGACTGGCTGAACACCCTCAGCGGACTGCTGATCTCATTTTTTGGTCTGGTGATGCTCGGAATCATCCGCATCCCTGCACTGATGGGCGATTACCGGATGGGTCTCGGTCAGGCCAGCCAGTATGGGCCTGTTGCGCTGGGTGCAGCTTTCGGTCTGGGCTGGAGTCCCTGCATCGGTCCTGTGCTTGGCGGCATCCTGACCCTGGCCACCCAGGGAGGAAGCCTGAAAACAGGAGTCCTCTTGCTGGCCATGTACGCCCTTGGCCTCGCCATTCCTTTTCTGGTCGCAGCCCTCTTCTGGCAACGCCTGAACGTCAGGAACCTGACCCGATACACCCCTTACATTGAGAAAATCGGCGGAGCAGTGCTGCTTCTGCTGGGCATCCTGATCCTCACCGGGAAGTTCACCGAACTGAGCCGCTTTTTCCTGAATGTGATGCCCGACTGGATGGTGAAGTTATTGTAG
- the ccmA gene encoding heme ABC exporter ATP-binding protein CcmA — protein MQTLQLARRFAKSWVLRDITFSVEEGETVVLFGENGAGKTTLLRVLSGVLSPHRGEGRIFGYDLKDRRSVREHAFFLSNDQGLYADLTVLENLTFTAQMYGVKTDLKAIVQRVGLEQAGGKRARELSSGMRKRALLGRMLIAPGPLLLIDEPFANLDEAGKQFVLSILQEAQQQNKTLIFTSHEPDLALQLTSRQYTLRGGTFA, from the coding sequence GTGCAGACCCTGCAACTCGCCCGCCGTTTTGCGAAATCCTGGGTGCTGAGGGACATCACCTTCTCGGTGGAAGAAGGAGAAACCGTGGTGCTGTTCGGTGAAAACGGCGCAGGAAAGACCACACTTCTGAGGGTGCTTTCAGGGGTCCTCAGCCCTCACCGGGGAGAGGGCCGGATTTTCGGCTATGACCTGAAGGACCGACGCAGCGTCAGGGAGCATGCCTTTTTCCTGAGCAACGATCAGGGGCTGTATGCAGACCTGACCGTGCTGGAGAACCTGACCTTCACCGCCCAGATGTATGGGGTGAAAACCGACCTCAAAGCCATTGTGCAGCGGGTTGGGCTGGAGCAAGCAGGAGGCAAACGGGCCAGGGAACTCAGCTCTGGCATGCGCAAACGTGCCCTGCTGGGACGCATGCTGATTGCCCCGGGTCCTCTGCTCCTGATTGATGAACCATTCGCCAACCTGGATGAGGCAGGAAAACAGTTTGTGCTGAGCATCCTGCAGGAAGCACAACAGCAGAACAAAACCCTGATCTTCACCAGCCACGAACCCGACCTTGCCCTGCAACTCACCTCCAGGCAGTACACCCTGCGGGGAGGCACTTTCGCATGA